The Fimbriimonas ginsengisoli Gsoil 348 genome window below encodes:
- a CDS encoding ATP-binding SpoIIE family protein phosphatase, translating to MRILVADDDEVSALVLSERLEDLGYQVSVARDGAEAWSHMQQADYRLLILDWMMPIMDGMELCRRVRQQQSDSYTYIILLTGRTDRRDRLEALEGGADDFLTKPLDQAEFLARLKAAARVLSSDEALRLSNHELQLARLKELEIGAHIQQRLLYSPPPTSVQAIRTASLSIPSQSVDGDFCDFFELSDGAVDVVVGDVMGKGVPAAMVGAGVKTNLQRSLLRLLVKDPDSLPRPADLIRDLAGSVSAELIELNTFLTLCYARFDARRNKLAYVNCGHPKIIHWRARAGAIELLETTAVPLGFSDEAEYEEREVDLEPGDLILFYSDGITDLHQPEGGRLGIAGFAEWVAPRAHLPLEDLIAELVCLRDASLGEGLMRDDFTCVAVRFVGSEVANEDGLSLWADSSALRKVRSYLDDLIRATPFQDRDRAEILLAVQEAASNAINHARKGHHALPLHVQAKTSADSLRIDLRYPGVPFDATEVPPPVLDGSQDSGFGVAIIRKCMDLVTFGVDKDLNHVVLEKRYPR from the coding sequence ATGAGAATCCTCGTCGCCGATGACGACGAAGTGTCAGCGCTTGTATTAAGCGAGCGTTTGGAAGATCTTGGTTACCAAGTTTCGGTCGCCCGCGACGGCGCCGAGGCGTGGTCGCACATGCAGCAAGCCGACTACCGCCTGCTCATCCTCGACTGGATGATGCCGATCATGGACGGCATGGAGCTGTGCCGGAGGGTTCGCCAGCAGCAAAGCGATTCGTATACCTACATCATCCTCCTTACCGGGCGCACCGATCGCCGGGACCGCTTGGAAGCCCTGGAAGGAGGAGCCGACGACTTCTTGACGAAGCCGCTCGACCAAGCGGAATTCCTGGCCCGGTTAAAGGCCGCCGCCCGGGTGCTTTCCTCGGACGAGGCGCTGCGTCTCTCCAACCACGAGCTTCAGCTCGCCCGACTGAAAGAGCTCGAGATCGGCGCGCATATCCAGCAGCGCCTGCTTTACTCGCCCCCCCCGACCTCGGTGCAGGCGATCCGTACCGCCAGCCTCAGCATTCCGTCGCAAAGCGTCGACGGCGACTTCTGCGATTTCTTCGAGCTGAGCGATGGAGCGGTCGACGTCGTCGTCGGCGACGTGATGGGGAAGGGGGTCCCCGCGGCGATGGTGGGGGCCGGGGTCAAAACGAATCTTCAGAGGTCGCTTCTTCGGCTGTTAGTGAAGGATCCCGATTCGCTTCCTCGACCGGCGGATTTGATCCGGGATTTGGCCGGGTCAGTTTCCGCCGAGCTTATCGAGCTTAATACGTTCCTCACCCTTTGCTACGCCAGGTTCGACGCCCGCCGAAACAAGCTCGCTTACGTAAACTGCGGTCATCCGAAGATCATCCACTGGCGAGCTCGGGCTGGAGCGATCGAACTGCTGGAAACGACCGCGGTGCCTCTGGGATTCTCGGACGAGGCGGAATACGAGGAGCGCGAAGTCGATTTGGAGCCGGGCGACCTCATCCTGTTCTATTCGGACGGAATCACCGATCTTCACCAGCCAGAGGGTGGCCGCCTCGGCATCGCCGGATTTGCCGAATGGGTGGCTCCTCGAGCCCACTTACCGCTGGAGGATCTGATCGCCGAGCTGGTATGCCTCCGGGACGCCTCGTTGGGGGAGGGGTTGATGCGCGACGATTTCACCTGCGTCGCCGTCCGTTTCGTCGGCTCCGAAGTTGCCAACGAAGACGGCCTTTCGCTCTGGGCCGATAGCAGCGCGCTTCGCAAGGTCCGATCCTACTTGGACGACCTGATTCGCGCAACTCCATTCCAGGATCGAGACCGTGCCGAGATCCTCTTGGCCGTGCAGGAAGCGGCCAGCAACGCCATTAACCATGCCCGCAAGGGACACCACGCCCTCCCTCTTCACGTTCAGGCGAAGACTTCGGCCGATTCGTTGCGGATCGACCTTCGCTATCCCGGAGTTCCTTTCGACGCCACCGAGGTCCCTCCGCCGGTGCTGGACGGCTCGCAAGACAGCGGCTTTGGAGTGGCGATCATTCGTAAGTGCATGGATCTGGTCACTTTTGGCGTGGATAAGGACCTTAACCACGTTGTGCTAGAAAAACGATATCCGAGGTAG
- a CDS encoding STAS domain-containing protein produces MGLTIETKDTSGAIVAKVASDSLETDNVAAFRAAMAPILERSRNIVLDLSSVGFMDSTGLGSLLSCLRTVKSNGDTMKLSSLTPEVRQLFEMVLMDRVFDIYPDESAALAALA; encoded by the coding sequence ATGGGTTTGACGATCGAGACGAAGGACACTTCAGGCGCAATCGTGGCCAAAGTGGCCAGCGACAGCCTTGAAACGGATAACGTGGCCGCCTTTCGAGCCGCGATGGCCCCCATTCTGGAGCGGTCGCGCAACATCGTCCTCGACCTTTCGTCGGTCGGCTTTATGGACAGCACCGGCCTCGGCTCGCTCCTCTCCTGCCTGAGGACCGTTAAGTCGAACGGCGACACAATGAAGCTCTCCAGCCTCACCCCCGAAGTCCGCCAACTCTTCGAAATGGTCCTCATGGACCGAGTCTTCGACATCTACCCCGACGAGTCGGCTGCGCTCGCGGCCCTGGCGTAG
- a CDS encoding carbon-nitrogen hydrolase family protein — MRIACVQCNVVFGDPIANATAGAARLKGLKGEGVDLAVFPEAFLTGYCVECQADADALAIAAGEAPHAALTVFRDACDANDILAVVGFAEQAEGHLHNSAVLFEPGKEPRIYRKSHLPDLGLDKYVRAGSELPVFDTRLGRIGILICFDLRAPEATRVLAMQGAEILLLPTNWPEGAETSADHISIARAAENRIFVATCNRVGEENGFRFIGRSKIIHPTGRVLASAGDAEATLIVDVDLAEARQKRTVNIPGKYEVDVFESRRPELYGELIKDV; from the coding sequence ATGCGCATCGCGTGCGTCCAGTGCAACGTCGTTTTCGGCGACCCGATCGCCAACGCCACCGCCGGCGCGGCTCGACTCAAGGGGTTGAAGGGGGAAGGGGTCGACCTTGCCGTGTTTCCCGAAGCGTTCCTCACCGGCTACTGCGTCGAGTGCCAAGCCGACGCCGACGCACTGGCCATCGCGGCCGGCGAGGCGCCCCACGCGGCCCTTACCGTCTTTCGCGATGCTTGCGACGCGAACGATATTCTCGCCGTGGTCGGTTTCGCCGAACAGGCCGAGGGACATCTCCACAACTCCGCCGTTCTCTTCGAACCGGGAAAGGAGCCCCGGATTTACCGGAAGAGCCACCTGCCCGACCTCGGACTCGATAAGTATGTTCGCGCCGGAAGCGAGCTGCCGGTTTTCGACACCCGGCTTGGGCGCATTGGAATCTTGATCTGTTTCGACCTTCGCGCCCCGGAGGCGACGCGCGTTTTGGCGATGCAAGGGGCCGAGATCCTATTACTCCCGACGAACTGGCCGGAAGGAGCAGAAACCTCGGCCGACCATATCTCCATCGCTCGAGCGGCGGAAAACCGGATCTTCGTCGCGACCTGCAACCGAGTCGGCGAAGAGAACGGCTTTCGGTTTATCGGCCGGAGCAAGATTATTCATCCCACCGGACGCGTCCTTGCCTCGGCCGGCGATGCAGAGGCGACTCTGATCGTGGACGTCGATCTGGCCGAGGCGCGCCAAAAGCGGACGGTCAACATCCCCGGCAAATACGAGGTGGACGTCTTCGAGAGCCGTCGTCCGGAGCTTTATGGGGAGCTTATCAAGGACGTCTAA